Proteins found in one Streptococcus iniae genomic segment:
- a CDS encoding YdbC family protein — MAEFSFTIEEHLLTLSESDKGWTKELNRVSFNGAEAKWDIRTWSPDHTKMGKGITLTNEEFDKIVQAFKN; from the coding sequence ATGGCAGAATTTTCATTTACAATAGAAGAACACCTTTTAACCTTATCAGAAAGTGATAAGGGATGGACTAAGGAATTAAATCGTGTGTCCTTTAATGGGGCAGAAGCAAAATGGGACATTAGAACCTGGAGTCCCGATCATACAAAGATGGGTAAAGGAATTACCTTAACTAATGAGGAATTTGATAAAATTGTCCAAGCTTTCAAAAACTAA
- a CDS encoding peptidase U32 family protein, whose amino-acid sequence MEKIIITATAESIEQVKELLAIGVDRIYVGEENYGLRLPHHFSDDDLREIARLVHEAGKELTVACNALMHQDMMDSVKPFLDLMKDIQVDYLVVGDAGLFYVNKRDGYNFKLIYDTSVFVTSSRQVNFWGQHGAVETVLAREIPSAELFALAENLEYPAEILVYGASVIHHSKRPLLENYYRFTHIDDQVTRERGLFLAEPGDPESHYSIYQDKHGTHIFINNDISMMPKLDQLVAHDLNHWKLDGIYCPGHDFVAICQLFVEARHMFEKGQWTDEQAQNLSQAVEKLHPAGRGLDTGFYEFDPKTVK is encoded by the coding sequence ATGGAAAAAATAATCATAACAGCTACAGCTGAAAGTATTGAACAAGTTAAAGAACTCCTAGCAATTGGAGTTGACCGCATTTATGTTGGTGAAGAAAATTATGGTTTACGTCTCCCACATCATTTTTCTGATGACGACTTAAGAGAGATTGCAAGGTTGGTTCATGAGGCAGGAAAAGAATTGACTGTCGCCTGCAATGCCTTGATGCATCAGGATATGATGGATTCTGTTAAGCCTTTCTTAGACCTTATGAAAGACATTCAAGTTGATTACCTTGTTGTAGGTGATGCAGGTCTTTTTTACGTTAACAAACGAGATGGCTACAATTTTAAACTCATTTACGACACATCGGTTTTTGTGACTTCAAGCCGACAAGTTAATTTTTGGGGGCAACACGGTGCAGTTGAAACCGTATTGGCGAGAGAAATCCCATCTGCTGAACTCTTTGCATTAGCTGAAAACCTTGAGTATCCTGCGGAAATTCTTGTTTACGGGGCTTCTGTTATTCACCATTCCAAACGTCCACTACTTGAAAATTATTATCGTTTCACCCATATTGATGATCAGGTGACTCGTGAGCGGGGCTTATTTTTAGCAGAACCCGGTGACCCAGAAAGTCATTATTCTATTTATCAAGACAAGCATGGCACTCACATTTTCATTAATAATGACATTAGCATGATGCCAAAATTAGACCAACTGGTTGCACATGACTTAAACCATTGGAAACTAGATGGTATTTATTGCCCGGGTCATGATTTTGTGGCTATTTGTCAATTATTTGTAGAGGCCCGTCACATGTTTGAAAAAGGGCAATGGACTGATGAGCAAGCGCAAAACCTTAGCCAAGCAGTCGAAAAACTTCATCCTGCAGGTCGTGGACTAGATACTGGTTTCTATGAATTCGACCCTAAAACAGTCAAATAA
- a CDS encoding peptidase U32 family protein, translating to MTDSVKKRPEVLSPAGTLEKLKVAIDYGADAVFVGGQAYGLRSRAGNFSMEELQEGIDYAHARAAKVYVAANMVTHEGNELGAGEWFRQLRDMGLDAVIVSDPALIVICSTEAPGLEIHLSTQASSTNYETFEFWKEMGLTRVVLAREVNMAELAEIRKRTEVEIEAFVHGAMCISYSGRCVLSNHMSHRDANRGGCSQSCRWKYDLYDMPFGSERRSLKGEIPEEYSMSSVDMCMIEHIPDLIENGVDSLKIEGRMKSIHYVSTVTNCYKAAVDAYMESPEAFNAIKEDLIDELWKVAQRELASGFYYGIPTENEQLFGARRKIPQYKFVGEVVSFDDETMTATIRQRNVIHEGDKIEFYGPGFRHFETIVKDLHDEDGNKIDRAPNPMALLTINLPQAVKAGDMIRACKEGLVNLYQKDGSSKTVRANA from the coding sequence ATGACAGATAGCGTAAAAAAACGTCCCGAGGTTCTATCCCCCGCAGGGACACTAGAAAAATTAAAAGTTGCAATTGACTACGGAGCAGATGCGGTCTTTGTTGGTGGTCAGGCTTATGGCTTGCGCAGTAGAGCAGGTAATTTCTCAATGGAAGAGTTACAAGAAGGTATTGATTATGCCCATGCTCGCGCTGCTAAAGTTTATGTTGCTGCCAATATGGTAACCCATGAAGGAAATGAATTGGGAGCTGGTGAATGGTTCCGTCAATTACGAGATATGGGATTGGATGCTGTTATTGTATCTGACCCAGCATTGATTGTCATTTGTTCAACTGAAGCTCCGGGCTTAGAAATCCATTTATCAACCCAAGCCTCATCAACCAATTACGAAACCTTTGAATTTTGGAAAGAAATGGGATTAACCCGTGTTGTATTAGCACGTGAAGTTAATATGGCAGAATTGGCTGAGATTCGTAAAAGAACAGAGGTTGAAATTGAGGCTTTTGTACATGGAGCCATGTGTATTTCTTATTCTGGCCGTTGTGTCCTTTCAAATCACATGAGTCATCGTGATGCTAACCGCGGAGGTTGTTCACAATCCTGCCGTTGGAAATACGATCTTTACGACATGCCATTTGGTTCTGAAAGACGCTCATTAAAAGGTGAAATCCCTGAAGAGTATTCAATGTCATCAGTTGATATGTGTATGATTGAGCACATTCCTGATTTAATTGAAAATGGTGTTGATAGTCTTAAAATCGAAGGCCGTATGAAATCAATTCATTACGTTTCAACAGTAACCAATTGTTACAAGGCTGCGGTAGATGCTTACATGGAAAGCCCAGAAGCTTTTAATGCCATTAAAGAGGATTTGATTGATGAATTATGGAAAGTTGCTCAACGTGAATTAGCTAGTGGTTTTTATTATGGCATTCCAACTGAAAATGAACAATTATTTGGAGCGCGTCGCAAAATTCCGCAATATAAATTTGTCGGAGAAGTAGTTTCGTTTGATGATGAAACAATGACAGCAACCATCCGTCAGCGCAATGTTATTCATGAAGGTGATAAAATTGAATTTTACGGACCGGGCTTTCGTCATTTTGAAACTATTGTTAAGGACTTGCATGATGAAGATGGCAATAAAATCGACCGTGCACCAAATCCAATGGCCTTACTAACCATTAACTTACCACAAGCCGTTAAAGCAGGTGATATGATCAGGGCATGTAAAGAAGGTCTTGTTAATCTTTACCAGAAAGATGGTTCAAGTAAGACAGTTCGAGCAAATGCTTAA
- a CDS encoding peptide ABC transporter substrate-binding protein, with protein sequence MKTWKTFATAGLTLATVTTLVACGGKSDSANSASKDQINWYTPTEIITLDVSKNTDRYSAMAIGNSGSNLLRVDKTGALKPDLAKKLEISKDGKTYTATLRDNLKWSDGSKLTAEDFVYTWQRMVDPKTASEYSYLTTDAHLHNADKLISGELTDLSELGVKADGNKVIFTLDNPAPQFESLLSFSNFVPQKKAFVEKAGGDYGTSSEKVLYSGPYVVKGWNGTSGSFKLVKNKNYWNAKNVKTKTVAVQAVKKPDTAVQMYKQGQLDFANISGTSAIYNANKKNKDKVEIAEARADYLAYNETGTVKALSNQKIRQALNLATDRQGLVKAAVDTGSKPAKALAPAGLATLTDGTDLGKHVAQPYQFDKEAAAKLFKEGLQELGIDSLTLTMTADSDNPAKKAAGDYLKESWEKNLPGFTLEEKFVTFKQRLADTKKQNFEIAFVSWGGDYPEGSTFYGLFTTVSDYNYGKVASPEYDAAYKNALTTNALDKDAAADDYKAAEKVLFEGAHYNPLYALSNEGLQNPNLKGLVRNSTGLDVDFTTAYKTK encoded by the coding sequence ATGAAAACTTGGAAGACATTTGCGACAGCAGGATTAACGTTAGCTACTGTGACAACTTTAGTTGCTTGTGGTGGAAAATCAGACTCTGCAAACTCAGCTTCGAAAGACCAAATTAATTGGTACACACCAACTGAAATTATCACACTAGATGTTTCAAAAAACACAGACCGATATTCAGCTATGGCTATTGGTAATTCAGGAAGTAATCTATTGCGTGTCGATAAAACGGGAGCTTTAAAGCCTGATTTGGCTAAAAAACTTGAGATTTCTAAAGATGGAAAAACCTACACAGCAACACTCCGTGATAACCTCAAATGGTCTGATGGCAGTAAATTAACAGCTGAGGACTTTGTTTACACCTGGCAACGTATGGTTGATCCAAAAACAGCATCGGAGTATTCTTATTTAACAACAGATGCTCACTTGCATAATGCAGATAAACTCATTTCTGGTGAGTTAACAGATCTTTCGGAATTAGGAGTAAAGGCTGACGGCAATAAAGTTATTTTCACTTTAGACAATCCAGCGCCACAGTTTGAAAGCTTATTATCCTTCTCGAACTTTGTTCCACAGAAAAAAGCCTTTGTTGAAAAAGCTGGGGGAGACTATGGGACATCCTCTGAAAAAGTCTTGTATTCTGGCCCGTATGTCGTTAAAGGATGGAATGGTACAAGTGGAAGCTTTAAATTGGTTAAAAATAAAAATTATTGGAATGCCAAAAATGTTAAAACTAAGACTGTTGCAGTCCAAGCTGTGAAAAAACCAGATACAGCTGTTCAAATGTATAAACAAGGTCAGTTAGACTTTGCTAATATCTCTGGAACATCAGCAATCTATAATGCGAATAAAAAGAATAAGGATAAGGTTGAAATTGCAGAAGCTCGCGCTGATTACCTTGCTTATAATGAAACAGGAACGGTTAAAGCCCTAAGCAACCAAAAAATTCGTCAAGCACTTAATCTTGCAACAGATAGACAAGGACTTGTGAAAGCGGCTGTTGATACGGGATCAAAACCAGCAAAGGCACTTGCTCCAGCAGGTTTAGCAACTCTTACTGATGGGACAGATTTAGGCAAACACGTTGCACAACCTTATCAATTTGATAAAGAAGCAGCTGCTAAACTCTTCAAAGAAGGTTTGCAAGAGTTAGGAATTGATTCACTGACACTAACCATGACAGCAGACTCAGATAATCCTGCCAAAAAAGCAGCGGGTGATTATTTGAAAGAGTCTTGGGAGAAGAACTTACCAGGATTTACATTAGAAGAGAAATTCGTAACCTTTAAACAACGGTTAGCAGACACTAAAAAACAAAACTTTGAAATTGCTTTTGTTAGTTGGGGTGGAGATTATCCAGAAGGCTCAACTTTCTACGGCTTGTTTACAACTGTTTCAGACTACAACTATGGTAAAGTGGCAAGTCCTGAATATGACGCAGCTTATAAAAATGCTTTAACAACTAATGCATTGGATAAAGATGCAGCAGCAGATGACTATAAAGCAGCTGAGAAAGTTCTTTTTGAAGGGGCGCACTACAATCCACTTTATGCCTTATCAAATGAAGGTTTACAAAATCCAAATCTTAAAGGCTTAGTTCGTAATTCGACAGGACTTGATGTCGACTTCACAACCGCCTACAAGACAAAATAA